The DNA sequence GATGGGGGGGATGGGGGAAAAGAGCCCCCACGCCCCCAACGGCAGGGGGCACGCCGCCATGGCCTCGCTGGTCGGCTTCACCAACATCGAATACCTGCACGAGGCCGATCTGCCCGCCGAAGAGGCCGCCGAGGGGCTGGGGGCGGTGCTGATGGCCCACGAGCTGGGCCACATGCTCTTCGAGCTTGAAGATTACTACGACCACCCCCGCGACTGCCTGATGAACACCCCTCCCGCCGCCCTGGGTTATCACGACGCCTGGGTCGCCCTGAACACTGCCCACCGAGTCTGCCCCAAGTGCCGCCCCCTGATTACGGCGGCCAAGGAGCACTGGCTCGACTCTTTGCAAACGCGGAGGTAACTGTGGATATCTTCATGCAAGCGGCCATCGAGGAGGCCGCGTTAGGCTGGAACGAAGGGGGAATCCCCATCGGTTCGGTGCTGGTTCAGGGTGGCAAGATCATCGGTCGCGGCCACAACCGCCGGGTGCAAAAGGGCAGTCCCACCCTGCACGCCGAGATCGACTGTTTAGAAAACGCAGGGCGCATCGGCTCCTACCGCGACACCGTGCTCTACTCGACCCTGATGCCCTGTTACCTGTGCGCGGGCGCGGTGGTGCAGTTTGGCATCCCCAAGGTGGTAGCGGGGGAGTCGGAGAGTTTTCCTGGGGCGCGCGCCTTCATGGAGGCCCACGGGGTCGAGGTGGTCGACCTCGATCTAGCGTCGTGCAAAGCGCTGATGCGGCGGATGATCGAGACCAAACCCGATCTTTGGGCCGAAGACATCGGAAAAGATTGAACTCCGCCGAACAATTGGCATTTGCGTCACAGGCAATCATTCCTCAGCGGACATGATTGAGCGCCCTTTCATCCCACGCTGTTTTCCCAAGGAGAGACCCATGACCCGTTACGCCTACCGCACCGTCACCCTGGAGCAAAAAGGCTCCGGCCTGCTGCACTCGCGTGACATTCCCGGATTGGAAGAGACCTTGAACCGGGAGGGGAAAGAGGGGTGGCATCTCAATCAGGTTATCCTCCCCTC is a window from the Proteobacteria bacterium CG1_02_64_396 genome containing:
- a CDS encoding tRNA-specific adenosine deaminase, yielding MDIFMQAAIEEAALGWNEGGIPIGSVLVQGGKIIGRGHNRRVQKGSPTLHAEIDCLENAGRIGSYRDTVLYSTLMPCYLCAGAVVQFGIPKVVAGESESFPGARAFMEAHGVEVVDLDLASCKALMRRMIETKPDLWAEDIGKD